From Ictidomys tridecemlineatus isolate mIctTri1 chromosome 2, mIctTri1.hap1, whole genome shotgun sequence, the proteins below share one genomic window:
- the Taok3 gene encoding serine/threonine-protein kinase TAO3 isoform X3: MGSSPLSKVTRQIHEHEQENELREQMSGYKRMRRQHQKQLIALENKLKAEMDEHRLKLQKEVETHANNSSIELEKLAKKQVAIIEKEAKVAAADEKKFQQQILAQQKKDLTTFLESQKKQYKICKEKIKEEMNEDHSTPKKEKQERISKHKENLQHTQAEEEAHLLTQQRLYYDKNCRFFKRKIMTKRHEVEQQNIREELNKKRTQKEMEHAMLIRHDESTRELEYRQLHTLQKLRMDLIRLQHQTELENQLEYNKRRERELHRKHVMELRQQPKNLKAMEMQIKKQFQDTCKVQTKQYKALKNHQLEVTPKNEHKTILKTLKDEQTRKLAILAEQYEQSINEMMASQALRLDEAQEAECQALRLQLQQEMELLNAYQSKIKMQTEAQHERELQKLEQRVSLRRAHLEQKIEEELAALQKERSERIKYLLESIWSSTLSLSQIILTFFFISLPLPESHILVINTALFTLSNCVFSYNKK; this comes from the exons ATGGGGTCAAGTCCTTTGTCCAAG GTTACACGGCAGATCCATGAGCATGAGCAGGAGAACGAGTTGCGGGAACAGATGTCAGGTTATAAGCGGATGCGGCGCCAGCACCAGAAGCAGCTGATCGCCCTGGAGAACAAGCTGAAGGCTGAGATGGACGAGCACCGCCTCAAGCTCCAGAAGGAGGTGGAGACGCATGCCAACAACTCGTCCATCGAGCTGGAGAAGCTGGCCAAGAAGCAAGTGGCTATCATAGAAAAGGAG GCAAAGGTAGCTGCAGCAGATGAGAAGAAGTTCCAGCAACAGATCTTGGCCCAGCAGAAGAAAGATTTGACAACTTTCTTAGAAAGTCAGAAGAAGCAGTATAAGAtttgtaaggaaaaaataaaagag gaaatgaatgaGGACCACAGCACacccaagaaagaaaagcaagagcGGATATCCAAGCATAAGGAGAACTTGCAGCACACGCAGGCTGAAGAGGAAGCCCACCTTCTCACTCAGCAGAGACTGTACTACGACAAAAACTGTCGTTTCTTCAAGCGGAAAATAATGACCAAGCGGCACGAGGTGGAGCAGCAAAACATTCGGGAG GAACTGAATAAAAAGCGGACGCAGAAGGAGATGGAGCATGCCATGCTGATCCGGCACGACGAGTCCACCCGAGAGCTCGAGTACAGGCAGCTGCACACGCTGCAGAAGCTGCGCATGGATCTGATCCGGCTACAGCACCAGACTGAGCTGGAGAACCAGCTGGAGTACAATAAGAGGCGGGAGCGGGAGCTGCACAGAAAGCACGTCATGGAACTCCGGCAGCAGCCAAAAAACTTAAAG gccatggaaatgcaaattaaaaaacagtTTCAGGACACTTGCAAAGTACAGACCAAACAGTATAAAGCACTCAAGAATCACCAGTTGGAAGTTACTCCAAAGAATGAGCACAAAACAATCTTAAAGACACTGAAAGATGAGCAGACGAGAAAACTTGCCATtttggcagagcagtatgaacaGAGTATAAATGAAATGATGGCCTCTCAAGCG TTACGGCTAGATGAGGCTCAAGAAGCAGAATGCCAGGCCTTGAGGCTACAGCTCCAGCAGGAAATGGAGCTGCTCAACGCCTACCAGAGCAAAATCAAGATGCAGACAGAGGCACAACACGAACGCGAGCTGCAGAAGCTAGAGCAGAGGGTGTCTCTGCGCAGAGCACATCTTGAGCAGAAG ATTGAAGAGGAGCTGGCCGCCCTGCAGAAGGAGCGCAGCGAGAGAATCAAGTACCTACTGGAAAG TATTTGGAGTTCCACTCTGTCTCTCAGTCAGATCATCTtgacctttttctttatttcccttccccttcctgagTCCCATATCTTGGTCATAAATACTGCATTATTCACACTTTCAAACTGTGTATTTTCTTacaataaaaaatga
- the Taok3 gene encoding serine/threonine-protein kinase TAO3 isoform X4: MSGYKRMRRQHQKQLIALENKLKAEMDEHRLKLQKEVETHANNSSIELEKLAKKQVAIIEKEAKVAAADEKKFQQQILAQQKKDLTTFLESQKKQYKICKEKIKEEMNEDHSTPKKEKQERISKHKENLQHTQAEEEAHLLTQQRLYYDKNCRFFKRKIMTKRHEVEQQNIREELNKKRTQKEMEHAMLIRHDESTRELEYRQLHTLQKLRMDLIRLQHQTELENQLEYNKRRERELHRKHVMELRQQPKNLKAMEMQIKKQFQDTCKVQTKQYKALKNHQLEVTPKNEHKTILKTLKDEQTRKLAILAEQYEQSINEMMASQALRLDEAQEAECQALRLQLQQEMELLNAYQSKIKMQTEAQHERELQKLEQRVSLRRAHLEQKIEEELAALQKERSERIKYLLESIWSSTLSLSQIILTFFFISLPLPESHILVINTALFTLSNCVFSYNKK; encoded by the exons ATGTCAGGTTATAAGCGGATGCGGCGCCAGCACCAGAAGCAGCTGATCGCCCTGGAGAACAAGCTGAAGGCTGAGATGGACGAGCACCGCCTCAAGCTCCAGAAGGAGGTGGAGACGCATGCCAACAACTCGTCCATCGAGCTGGAGAAGCTGGCCAAGAAGCAAGTGGCTATCATAGAAAAGGAG GCAAAGGTAGCTGCAGCAGATGAGAAGAAGTTCCAGCAACAGATCTTGGCCCAGCAGAAGAAAGATTTGACAACTTTCTTAGAAAGTCAGAAGAAGCAGTATAAGAtttgtaaggaaaaaataaaagag gaaatgaatgaGGACCACAGCACacccaagaaagaaaagcaagagcGGATATCCAAGCATAAGGAGAACTTGCAGCACACGCAGGCTGAAGAGGAAGCCCACCTTCTCACTCAGCAGAGACTGTACTACGACAAAAACTGTCGTTTCTTCAAGCGGAAAATAATGACCAAGCGGCACGAGGTGGAGCAGCAAAACATTCGGGAG GAACTGAATAAAAAGCGGACGCAGAAGGAGATGGAGCATGCCATGCTGATCCGGCACGACGAGTCCACCCGAGAGCTCGAGTACAGGCAGCTGCACACGCTGCAGAAGCTGCGCATGGATCTGATCCGGCTACAGCACCAGACTGAGCTGGAGAACCAGCTGGAGTACAATAAGAGGCGGGAGCGGGAGCTGCACAGAAAGCACGTCATGGAACTCCGGCAGCAGCCAAAAAACTTAAAG gccatggaaatgcaaattaaaaaacagtTTCAGGACACTTGCAAAGTACAGACCAAACAGTATAAAGCACTCAAGAATCACCAGTTGGAAGTTACTCCAAAGAATGAGCACAAAACAATCTTAAAGACACTGAAAGATGAGCAGACGAGAAAACTTGCCATtttggcagagcagtatgaacaGAGTATAAATGAAATGATGGCCTCTCAAGCG TTACGGCTAGATGAGGCTCAAGAAGCAGAATGCCAGGCCTTGAGGCTACAGCTCCAGCAGGAAATGGAGCTGCTCAACGCCTACCAGAGCAAAATCAAGATGCAGACAGAGGCACAACACGAACGCGAGCTGCAGAAGCTAGAGCAGAGGGTGTCTCTGCGCAGAGCACATCTTGAGCAGAAG ATTGAAGAGGAGCTGGCCGCCCTGCAGAAGGAGCGCAGCGAGAGAATCAAGTACCTACTGGAAAG TATTTGGAGTTCCACTCTGTCTCTCAGTCAGATCATCTtgacctttttctttatttcccttccccttcctgagTCCCATATCTTGGTCATAAATACTGCATTATTCACACTTTCAAACTGTGTATTTTCTTacaataaaaaatga